A section of the Malus sylvestris chromosome 17, drMalSylv7.2, whole genome shotgun sequence genome encodes:
- the LOC126610959 gene encoding glyceraldehyde-3-phosphate dehydrogenase A, chloroplastic-like — MASAILSVAKPSLQANGKGFAEFSGLRTSLACLPFGRKTSDDLFSVIAFQTSALGSNGVYKKGVTEAKLKVAINGFGRIGRNFLRCWHGRKDSPLDVIAINDTGGVKQASHLLKYDSTLGIFDADVKPVGDNGLSVDGKIVKVVSSRNPLDLPWKDLEIDLVIEGTGVFVDRDGAGKHLLAGAKKVLITAPGKGDIPTYVVGVNADAYNPDETIISNASCTTNCLAPFVKVLDQKFGIIKGTMTTTHSYTGDQRLLDASHRDLRRARAAALNIVPTSTGAAKAVALVLPSLKGKLNGIALRVPTPNVSVVDLVVQVTKKTFAEEVNAAFRDSAEKELAGILSVCDEPLVSVDFRCTDVSSTVDSSLTMVMGDDMVKVIAWYDNEWGYSQRVVDLADIVANNWK, encoded by the exons ATGGCTTCGGCTATTCTTTCTGTGGCCAAACCATctcttcag GCCAATGGAAAGGGATTTGCAGAATTCTCAGGTCTCCGTACCTCATTAGCTTGCCTTCCTTTCGGAAGGAAGACCTCAGACGATTTATTCTCAGTCATTGCCTTCCAGACCTCTGCT TTGGGAAGCAACGGAGTATACAAAAAAGGAGTAACGGAGGCGAAGCTAAAGGTGGCTATAAATGGGTTTGGAAGAATTGGAAGGAACTTCTTGAGGTGCTGGCATGGACGCAAGGACTCCCCTCTTGATGTCATTGCCATCAACGACACTGGAGGCGTCAAGCAGGCATCCCACCTCCTCAAGTATGACTCTACCCTCGGTATCTTTGATGCTGATGTCAAGCCCGTTGGGGATAATGGCCTCTCCGTTGATGGCAAGATTGTCAAGGTCGTGTCTAGCCGCAACCCACTAGACCTGCCCTGGAA GGATTTGGAGATCGATCTGGTGATTGAAGGGACTGGTGTTTTTGTCGATAGGGATGGCGCGGGCAAGCACCTCCTGGCAGGGGCCAAGAAGGTACTTATTACTGCCCCTGGAAAGGGTGACATCCCCACCTATGTGGTCGGAGTCAATGCTGACGCTTACAACCCCGATGAAACCATTATTAGCAATGCTTCTTGCACCACCAACTGCCTTGCCCCCTTCGTCAAGGTCCTTGACCAGAAATTTG GCATCATCAAGGGTACCATGACTACCACGCATTCCTACACTGGTGACCAGAGGCTACTTGATGCCAGCCACCGCGACCTAAGGCGTGCACGGGCTGCTGCTCTCAACATTGTTCCCACCTCCACAGGTGCAGCAAAGGCCGTGGCCCTAGTTCTTCCAAGTCTGAAGGGCAAGCTAAATGGCATTGCCCTGCGTGTGCCCACCCCAAACGTGTCGGTGGTGGACCTTGTTGTCCAAGTCACTAAGAAGACCTTTGCAGAAGAGGTAAACGCTGCTTTCAGAGACAGCGCCGAGAAGGAGCTCGCAGGTATCCTTTCTGTTTGTGACGAGCCCCTTGTCTCAGTCGATTTTAGGTGCACAGATGTCTCCTCCACAGTCGACTCCTCATTGACAATGGTAATGGGCGATGACATGGTCAAGGTCATTGCTTGGTACGACAACGAGTGGGGTTACTCCCAAAGGGTTGTTGATTTGGCTGACATTGTCGCCAACAACTGGAAGTGA
- the LOC126609870 gene encoding protein ALP1-like: MTLQILAHHTKNRSVGGRFYRSGETISRYFNSVLQGILRLQGFLLKVPQPVPIDSTDARWRCFKNCLGALDGTHIDVHVPEIDKPRYRTRKGRVATNVLGVCSGDMQFIYVFPGWEGSASDSRVLHDAISRPNGFKVPAGCYYLVDGGYTNGEGFLAPYRGIPYHLSEWEGRTPSNKEEYFNMKHSKARNVIERCFGLLKGRWSILRSPSFYPIRTQGRIITACCLLHNLIRQEMLVDPMENLPIIEDGQNTEEGEYVGSVQSSDQWTAMRNDMAEEMYNEWRAIRNQQPN, encoded by the exons atgactttacaaatattagcacatcatactaagaatcgtagtgttggcggtagattttataggtcgggagagactataagtaggtatttcaatagcgtattgcaaggaattttgcgattacaaggtttcctactaaaagtcccacagcctgtgcctattgattctacagatgctaggtggcgatgttttaag aattgcttgggagcattggatggaacacacattgatgtgcatgtacctgaaattgacaaaccaagataccgaacaagaaagggtcgagtcgcaactaatgtgttaggtgtgtgttcaggagatatgcagttcatatatgtgtttccggggtgggagggttccgcatcagactctagagtgctacatgatgcaattagtaggcctaatggttttaaggtaccaGCGG gttgttattaccttgtagatggtggttatacaaatggtgaaggattccttgcaccctatagaggaataccttatcatttatctgaatgggagggacgaacaccttctaataaggaagaatattttaacatgaagcattctaaggcaaggaatgtaattgaacgctgttttggcttgctaaaaggaaggtggtcgatactaaggagtccatctttctatccgataaggacacaaggtcgaataattaccgcttgttgcctactacacaatcttattaggcaagagatgttagtagatccaatggagaatttgccaataatagaagatggacaaaatacagaagaaggtgaatatgttggtagtgTTCAATCATCGGACCAGTGGACTGCAATGAGGAATGATATGGCTGAGGAAATGTATAAtgagtggagagcaattaggaaccagcaaccgaactag